The genomic DNA GTCAGCGTGCTGGTGGGCCTCGGCTACGGCTTCCTCGGCGACACGGAGGGCGTGCCGTTCGCCGTCCTGGTCCTCACGCTCCCCGTCGGAGTCGGCGTCGCGCTGCGCGGGCGGCGGGTGGCCCGTACCGAACTGGCGGCGCAGGAGGAACTGACCGCGGAGGAGCGGGCCCGGCGCGTGCTGCTCCAGGAGCGCACCAGGATCGCGCGCGAGCTGCACGACGTGGTCGCGCACCACATGTCGGTGATCTCCATCCAGGCGCAGGTCGCGCCGCACCTGGTGCGGGACCCGCCGGCGGAGCTGAAGGAGAACCTGGCGGGGATCCGCGCGAGCGCCGTCGAGGCGCTGACCGAGCTGCGCCGGGTGCTGGGCGTGCTCCGCGCCGACGACCCGTCGCCGGAGGCGGCCGCCCCGCACCCCCACGACGTACGCCACGCCCCGCAGCCCACCCTCGACCGCCTCGGCGAACTCGCCGCCGCCGTACGCCGCGCGGGGGTCGACACCGAGACCCGGACCACCGGCGAGCCGTACGCCCTGCCGCCGGGCGTCGAGCTGTCCGCGTACCGCATCGTGCAGGAAGCGCTCAGCAACGTGGCCCGGCACGCGCCCGGGGCCCGCGCCCTGGCCGAGATCGGCTACCACCCGGCGGGGCTCACGGTCCGCGTCACCAACACCGCGCCCGAACGCGCCGCGCCGCCCTGGGCCGGGGCGGGGCACGGGCTGCTCGGGATGCGGGAGCGCGCCGCGATGCTGGGCGGCGAACTGGCCACCGGCACCACCCCCGACGGCGGCTACGAGGTCACCGCGATACTGCCGGTGGCCCGTGCCGCGCCCGCCGCCCCTGCCGTACCCGCCACACCCGAGGACACCCCGTGACGAACATCCGCGTGCTGATCGCCGACGACCAGGTCATGGTGCGCCAGGGCTTCACCGTGCTGCTCGATGCCGAGCCCGGCATCGAGGTCGTCGGCCAGGCGGTGGACGGCGCCGACGCCGTCGCGAAGACCGCGGAACTGCGCCCGGACGTCGTGCTGATGGACATCCGGATGCCCGGCCTCGGCGGCATCGAGGCCACCCGCCGCCTCACCGAGCCGCCGTCCGCGGCCGTCCGGGTGCTGATCCTGACGACCTTCGACCTCGACGAGTACGTGTACGAAGCGCTGCGCGCGGGCGCGTCCGGCTTCCTCCTGAAGGACGCCTCGGCCGCCGAACTGGCCCACGCCGTACGGGTCGTCGCCACCGGCGACGCCCTGCTCGCCCCCGCGGTGACCCGCCGCCTCATCACCGAGTTCGCCCGCCTGACCCGCACCCCGCGCACCCCGCTCAAGGACCGCGTCGGCGGCCTGACGGAACGCGAGACGGAGGTCCTGAGCCTGATCGCGCAGGGGCTGTCGAACGCGGAGATCGCCGAGCGGCTGGTGGTGGCGGAGCAGACGGTGAAGACCCACGTGGGCCGCATCCTGACCAAACTGTCCCTGCGCGACCGCACCCAGGCGGCGGTCTTCGCCTACGAAACGGGCCTCATCCGCCCCACGGGCCACTAGCCCCCGAAAATCCGAGTGGAAGGGCGCCGTCGCGCTGCGATACTGCCCCGGTGGTCAACCTGCCTGCCGCCGTGCTGGATTCGCTGCACGGGCTCGCCTTCGGTGACGCCTTCGGCGACCGCTGGTTCGGCATCCTGCGCCGGGAAGGCCCGGCGGCCCTGGAGGCGCGGACGCCGCCCCCGGAGGCGGTGTGGCGGTGGAGCGACGACACCGCCCAGGCGCTCGTTCTCGTACGGGAACTCGCCGAGGGCGGCGGCACCGTCGACCAGGACCGCCTCGCGCTGCGCCTGGCGGCCGCGTACGCCGGCGACACGCACCGCGGCTACGGTGCCTCGATGCACGACGTGCTCCGCCGGATCGGCGCGGGCGAGCCCTGGCGGGAGGTGGTCGCCGGGCAGTTCGGGGGCCTGGGTTCCTGGGGCAACGGCGCGGCCATGCGCGCCGCCCCGCTCGGCGCCTGGCACGCCGCCGACCTCGACGCGGTCGGCGAGCAGGCCGCCCGCCAGGGCGCGGTCTCGCACCATCACCCGGAGGCGGTCGCGGGGGCGGTGGCGGTCGCCCTCGCGGCGGCGCTCGCGACCCGCAGCCGGGGCGGGCCCGCCCCGGCCCGGCCGGACTTCCTCCGGGCGGTCGCGGAACGACTTCCGGACGGCGACGTGCGATCGGGAGTGCGGATCGCGGCCCGGATGCCGGAGAGCACCTCGGTCCGGCAGGCCGCGGAAAACCTGGGCTCCGGCTACCGGATGTCCGGGCCCGACACCGTGCCCTACGCCCTGTGGTGCGCGGCGGGGCACCTCGACGACCTGCACGAGGGACTGTGGTTCACGGTCGAGGGGCGCGGCGACATCGACACCACCTGCGCCATGGCGGGCGGGGTGATCGCCGCCCGTACGGGCGTCGCCGCCCTCCCCTCCGCCTGGCACGCGGCCCGCGAACCGCTGCCCCCGGTCGTGCCGGAGTAGCACTGGATACGGGGCCCGCCGGCGCCCCCGCCGGGCGCCGGCAGGCCGTGGGTGTCAGCCGTGGGTGACGGTGAAGTGGGCGGTTGTCCTGGCGGTCGGGGTGGTGAGGTGGACGGTGCCCCGGTAGGTGCCGCGGCGGGCGTAGCGGTGGTCCGCGTCGATGCGGTAGACGCCGTTGATCCGGCGGTCCCCCGGGGCGTCGCCCGTGACCGTCGCCGGGCCCGTGGTGCCGTCACCCCACTCGACCGTCGCGGTGACCCCTGCAGGCGCCACTCCCGGCAGCGCCAGCCGCGCCACCGCGCCGCTCACGGTGCCGTCCCGGTCGGTGCGCAGGTCGGCGCCGACCGCCGCGGGCTCCCAGCGCACCCCCGGGTCCGCCCAGAAGTTCCGGCCGGCGAACTGCCAGCGCGCGCCCTGCACTCCGGTCCTGGCCACCACGCCCTCGGCGTCCTCGGTGGCCTCGGCGGGGGACCACGCCTTCTCCAGGATCGCCGGAAGCCTGGGGAACACCTGGTACTGCACGTCGGGCAGGCCGCGCAGCATCCGCTCGCCCCAGATCGGCGCCTCGATGCCGATGATGTCCTCGTTGTTGAGCCCGTAGTCGCGCTGCACCTTGGCGCCCGTCCAGCCGTCGGTGAGGTCGGACGGGTTCCAGGAGTACGCGCGCCGGGTGTCGTACGTCGGGTAGGGGTAGTCCAGGTACGTCTGCTGGGTCGGGGAGAGCAGCACCGGGCGGCGCGGGTCGAACCACTCCCGTGACATCTCCCGGCTCTGGTCCTGCCAGTAGTGGTGGACCGTCTCGGTGTCCAGCCCGACCCCGCAGCTCGGCGACCAGCCGATCATGGTCTTCCCGTGGCCGCGGGCGATGCCCTCGACCCGGCGCAGGAACCGTACGTACTGGTCGTGCGGCATGTCCGACTCGTCGGCGCCCAGGTGGACGTACGGGGAGGGGAAGAGCGCGGCGACCTCGCGGAGGACGTCGTCGACGAACGCGTAGGTGGTCTCCAGATCCGCCAGATAGCCGCCGGCGCCGCTCAGTTGCGGGTACGCGGTCCTGGCCGCCGTCGTGTGCGAGGGCATCTCGATCTCGGGGATGATCTGCACGTGCCGGTCCGCGGCGTACCGTACGACGTCCCGGATCTGGTCCTTGGTGTAGAAACCGGTCCGCCCGCCGGGCATGGACATCCCGCCGCCGATCTCGGTGAGCCGGGGCCAGGAGTCGATCCGGACCCGCCAGCCCTGGTCGTCGGTCAGGTGCCAGTGCAGCACGTTCCCCTTGGACTGGACGAGCCCGTCGATGAGTTCCTTGACCTCGCGGACCTCCAGGAAGTTGCGGGCCGGGTCGATCATCAGGCCGCGGTGCCCGAACCTGGGGTGGTCGCGGATCTCGGTCGCCTCGACGGTCCACGGGCCGGGCCCCGCCGTGTCGCTCTCGATCCACGGGGGCAGCAGTTGCCTGAGCGTCTGCACGCCGTTGAGCAGGCCGTGCGGGTTCGCCGCCGCGATCTGTACCCCGCGCTCGCCGGCGGCCAGGGTGTAGCCCTCGGCGACGGCCAGCCGGGCCCGGGACGGGGCGTGGGAGCGGCCGAGCAGCAGCGTGATGTCGCCGTCCCGGCCCGGGCCGTCGACGACGGGCAGCGGGTAGCCGGTCGCCGGGCGCAGATACCCGGCGAGGAGCCCGGCCACGGCCTGGGCCTTCCGGTCGGTGGCGACGATCCGGCTGCGGCGCTCCAGCACGAAGGGGCGGGCGTCCGGCCGCGAGGTCTGCGCGACCGGGACCGGGATCACCCGGCCCGCGGGGAGGCCGACGCCGGGGCGGGGGCCGTTCCAGACCTCCATGGCGAAGATCGAGTAGCCCCAGCCGGTGGCCACGGCGACGCCCTGCACCCGCACGTAGCGGACGGGGGCGGTGAGGCCGAGTTCGAGGACTTCCCGGCCGCCCGGAGCGTCGGGGACGTCGCGGGCGGTACGCCAGGTCTGGCCGTCGTCGGAGACGTGGATCTGGTAGTGCGCGGCGCGCGCGGTCTCCCAGTGGATCACCACGTGGTGCACCGGGCTGGGCTCGGCGAGTTCGATCTGCACCCATTCGCGGCTGGGGTCGGGGTAGCCGTTCTCGGGCGAGTTGGAACCCCACCGGGTGCTCAGGTCGCCGTCGTTGACGTGCGCGGCGGCGAACCTCTCCGGGTCGCGGTCGTAGACGCTGGACGCGGTCGCGGTGCCGTCCCTGGCGACGTCGCGCGCGGGGTCGGGCCAGGAGGCGTCGGCGGCGGCCGGGGCCGCCGCGGATGCCGGTGCGGACAGCGCCGACGTGGCGGAGGCCGCGACGAGGGCGGCGGACCCGGCGGCGGCGAGGACGGTTCTGCGGCGGACGGTCTGCTCTTCGGACGGTTTGGACATCGTCTACTCCCGGAGATGGGGGTGTGTGGGCAGCGGTGGGTCCTTGGCACGGCGGTGCACGGGCGGCCGGCTGTGGGGTCCGAACGGCCGTCCGGGAGCGGGGGGTGGGATTGACGGGAACGTAGATGTGCGCGCACTCAAGGGTCAAGAGGTCTACACCACTTGAATTTAAAATTCCTGGTGAGAGCGGTGCAGAGAAGCTTGAAACGTTCTTATTGGTCTAGGCCAATCGGGAGGAGTGCGGTACGGGCGGAGGGTGGCGGCCGGCGCCGGCGGTCGCGCACCGGCGTCCGCCGCTCGGCTCACCCCGCGCCGGGCGAGTGACGAATCTCATGCGCGGGCGCCCGCGCCTCCAACTCGCCTGCCCGGCCGCGGAGATGGCGGAAAGCGCGGCACCGGCGGCCTTCGCGACGCCTCCGAGCTGGGGGATTGCGCGATCCGGGGCGTTCGCCTGCCGGGCTTGCGGGAGCTAGGGTATTCGAACGAACGTACGAGAGGACCGGTCGGGATAAAAGGCCGAAATGGGGTGGAGTGATGGAGGTGCGGCATGGTGGGCTTCGCCCACGTGCACGTCGCGTCCGGTTACTCCGTCCGCTACGGCGCCGCCCACCCCGAACACCTCGTCAGGCGCGCCGCCGAGCGCGGCATGGGAGCCCTCGCGCTGACCGACCGGGACACCGTCACCGGTGCCGTCCGGTTCGTACGGGCCTGCGCCGAGGCCGGGGTCAGGCCGGTGCTGGGCGTCGATCTGGCGGTGGCGGGCGCGGCACCGCCGCCGCCCGCGCTGCGGCGGCGCACCCCGGCGCGGGGCGGTGGCCACGTGGCCGAGCCGCCGCTGCGGTTCGTGCTGCTCGCGCGGGGCAGGGCCGGGTGGGCGCGGCTGTGCCGCATCGTGTCCGCCGCCCATGCGGGTGCGACCGGCGGCAGCCCGCCGGTGGTGCCGTGGGAGGCGCTGCGCGAGCACGGCGGCCCCGGTCTGGTGGCCCTGCTCGGGCCGCTCTCCGAGCCGGCGCGGGCGCTGGCGGTGGGGCGGGAGGACGTCGCGGCGAGGCTGCTCGCGCCCTGGCGGGAGGTCTTCGGGGCCGGGCTCCGGCTGGAGGCCGTCGCCCACAAGCGCGCGGGTCTCGGACCCGGGTCGCTGCGCCTCGCCGCCCGCACCCTGGCGCTGGGCGACCGCACAGGCACGACCGTCGTGCTCTCCAACGCCGTCCGCTACGCCGACCCCGGCCAGCACCGGCTCGCGGACGTCCTGGACGCCGCGCGGCTGCTGCGGCCGATCGACTGGCGCCGGCTGGACAGCGGGCAGCGCTGGCTCAAGGGCGAGCGGGCGATGGCGGCGGTCGCGCGGCTGGTCGCCGAGTGCGCCGGAGCGGGCGTACGGCGCGCGCGCCGCCTGATGGCGGACACCGCCGCGACGGCCGCCGCGTGCACGATCGACCCCGCGGCGGACCTCGGGCTGGGCCGGCCGCACTTCCCGGAGCCGGCGCTCTTCGGCGCCGGGCCCGGGGCGGACGGCGCCGCGCGGCTGCTGCGCCGGCAGTGCGAGGCAGGCATGGCCCGGCGCGGCCTCGACCGCGACCCCGAGGCCCGTATCCGACTGGACGAGGAGCTGGAAGCGATCTCCACACTCCGCTACGACTCGTACTTCCTCGCCGTCGGCCAGGTCGTGGCCGACATCCGGGCCAAGGGCATCCGGGTCGCCGCCCGCGGCTCCGGCGCCGGCTCGCTGGTCTGCCACGTCCTGGACATCGCCACGGCCAACCCCCTCGACCACCGGCTGCTGTTCGAGCGCTTCCTGAGCGTACGGCGCAAGTCGCTGCCCGACATCGACATCGACGTGGAGTCGGCCCGCCGGCTGGAGTGCTACGACGTGATCTTCGACCGGTTCGGCAAGGAACGGGTGGCGGTCACCGCGATGCCCGAGACCTACCGGGCCCGCAGGGCGCTGCGGGACGCCGGTCTCGCCCTCGGCATCGCGCCCGCCGACGTCGACCGGATCGCCAAGAGCTTCCCGCACCTGCGGGCCGCCGACATCACCGGCGCCCTCGCCGAACTGCCGGAACTGCGGCAACTGGCCGCCGAGGCACACCGGTACGGCCCGCTGTGGGAGCTCGCGGAAGGTCTCGACGCCCTCGTCCACGGCATGGCCATGCACCCCTGCGGCGTGGTCATCAGCGACGCCACCCTCCTGGACCGGCTGCCGGTGCAGCCCACCCCGCAGGGCGACTACCCCATGGCGATGGCCGCGAAGGAGGAGATCGAGGACCTCGGCAACATCAAACTCGACGTCCTGGGCGTACGCATGCAGTCCGCGATGGCCCACGCCGTCGCCGAGATCGAGCAGGCCACGGGCAACCGCATCGACCTGGACGACCCCGAACAGGTGCCGCTCGACGACGTCTTCGCGTTCAAGCTCATCCAGGACAGCGAGACCCTGGGCCTGTTCCAACTGGAGTCCCCCGGCCAGCAGGACCTGCTCTCCCGGCTCAAGCCCCGCGACCCGCAGGACGTCATCGCGGACATCAGCCTCTTCCGCCCGGGCCCTGTCGCCGGCGGCATGCCCGAGCGCTACGTCGCCGCCCGCCACGGCGGCACACCCGAGTACGCCCATCCGGACCTCGAACCGGTGCTCTCCGACACGTACGGCGTGACCATCTGGCACGAGCAGATCATCGAGACCTTCCGGGTGATGACCGGATGCGACCGGGCCCTGGGGGAGATCGCCCGGCGCGCGCTCGGGGACGAGAAGCGGCTGCCCGGGATCAGGGACTGGTTCCACCGGCGGGCGCGGGCGCGCGGCTACACCACGGCCGTACGGGACGAGGTCTGGAAGACCGTCGCGGCCTTCGGCGCCTACGGCTTCTGCCGGGCCCACGCGGTCGCCTTCGCCGTCCCCGCGCTGCAGAGCGCCTGGCTCAAGGCGCACTACCCGGCGTTCCTGCTGGCCGGCCTCCTCGAACACGACCCCGGCATGTGGCCCAAGCGCGTCCTCGTCGCCGACGCCCGCCGGCGCGGCGTCCCCCTCCTGCCCGTCGACGTCAATCACTCCAAGGTGGAGCACACCGTGGAGAAGAGCGACACGGACCGGTGGGGGGTGCGGCTCGCGCTGGCCGCGGTGCACGGCATCAGCGAGGACGAGGGCGTACGGATCGAGGAGGGGCAGCCCTACGCGTCGCTGTCGGATTTCTGGCAGCGGGCCCGGCCCAGCAGGCCGGTCGCCGAGCGCCTGGCCCGGATCGGTGCCCTCGACGGCCTCGGCGGTCCCGGCGACGGCCGCTCCACCCGCCGCGACCTCCTCCTCCAGATCGACGAGCTGCACCGGCAGTCCCGGGCCCGCTTCGCGGCCGACGGCCAACTGCCCCTCGGCGCGGACGCGGTCGGCGGTACGGAGCCGAGCGGGCTGCCGGAGATGACCGGCCGCGAGACCCTGGGCGCCGAACTCGACACCCTCGGCATCGACGTCTCCAGGCACCTGATGGAACACCACCACCGGCTGCTGCGCGAGATCGGCGCGACCGACGCGGCCCACCTCGCCGGCCTGCGCCCCGGGCAGCAGGTGCTCGTCGCCGGCGTGCGGGCCTCCACCCAGACCCCGCCGATCGCCAGCGGCAAGCGCGTCATCTTCGTCACGCTGGAGGACGGCTCCGGCCTGGTCGACCTGGCGTTCTTCGAGGACTCCCACCCGGCCTGCGCACACACCGTCTTCCACAGCGGCCTGCTGCTGGTGCGCGGCACGGTCCAGGTGCGCGGCACCCGCCGCACCGTCGTCGGCACCATGGCCTGGGACCTGGACCGGATCGCCGCCGCCCGCCGCGACGACGGCCCCGAGGCCGCGCTCGCCCTCCTGGGCGAGGACCGGCCGCACCCGACGCCGGCCCAGCCCGGCCGCACCCTGACCGACGGCACCGCCGGCGCCCGCCTGCACCCGTACGCCGACCTGCAGCCCGCCGGCAGCCGGTCGGCCGACCTGAAGAAGTTCGGCCACCGCAGCCCGGGGAGCGCGGGATGACCGCCCGCCGACGGCACATCGCGCACCTCCATCTGCACGCCTCGCTGGGCGAGGAGCAGTACGCGGACATCGTCGAGCTGATGGGCGGCGTCACGCCCCACGTCCAGGAGATGCCGCCGGACGCCGTCCAGCTCGATCTGACGTCCGCGCTCCGGTACTTCGACCTGTCGGCCTACGACGCGGTCCAGCTCGTGAAGATGAGGCTGAAGGCCCTCTACGGCATCGACAGCAGCGCAGGACTCGCGGGCAACCGCATGCTCGCGGCCATGGCGGCCGACGCGTCCGCGCCCGGGGACACCACCAGCGTGCCCACGGGGCGGGCGGCGGAGTGGCTGTACCCGCGCCCGGTCGCCGCCCTGCCCGGGGTCGGCCGCGCGACCGCGGAGAAGCTCGCCCGGTACGGCCTGCACACCGTCGGGCAGATCACGGACCTGCCCGCGGTGACCCTGCAGCGGCTCCTCGGCGTCAGCCAGGCCCGCCTGCTCGGCGACCGCGCCCGCGGCTACGACCCGCGCCCGGTCACCCCCGCGGAACCGGCGGCCTCCCTGGCGGCGGAGCTGGTGCTGGACGCCGACTGCCTCGATCCCGTACGGCACCACAGAGCCGTCCTGGGGCTCGCCGAGCGGATCGGCCAGCGGCTGCGCGGGGAGGGGCAGGTCGCGGGCCGCGTCACCCTCGTGGTGAGGTATGCCGACCGCAGCTCCACCACGCGGACCCGGGCCATCGCCGAACCCACTGATCATTCACCCGCAGTCGCCGCCACCGCCCTCGGCCTGCTGGCCGCCTTCGGGCTGCAGCGGGCCCGGGTACGGGCGTACGCGCTCCGCGCCGACCACCTGCTGCCGGCGGCCGGCGCGTACCGCCAGCTCTCGCTGGGCCCCGGCGACGTCCGCGCCCGCCGCGCCGAGGCCGCCGCGGACCGGGCCCGCCGGCGCTTCGGCCCCGAGGCCGTCAGGCCGGCCACCCTGGCGGCGGCGGAGCCGCCCGCGGCGGGGTGGGAGGAGCGGGCGCGGGGCAGGTGACGGGCGGGCGCGGTCAGTCGCCCAGGGCGCGCTTGAGGACCTTGCCCATGTCGTTGCGGGGGAGGGCGTCGAGGAAGTGGATCTTGCGGGGGCGCTTGTGCGGGGCCAGGTGGTCGGCCACGTACGACGACAGCTCCGCGGCGGGCGGGGCCGCACCGTCCGGGACCACCCAGGCGACGATGCGCTCGCCCAGGTCCGGGTCCGGCTCGGCGGTGACCGCCGCCTCGGCGACGGCCGGGTGCTCCAGCAGCGCGTTCTCGATCTCCCCGGCGCCGATCTTGTAGCCGCCGGACTTGATGAGATCGGTGGCGCGGCGGCCGACGATGCGGAAGCGGCCGGCCGCGTCCCGTACGGCCATGTCGCCGGTGCGGAACCAGCCGTCGCGGAAGGCGGCCGCCGTCGCCTCGGGGCGGTTGAGGTAGCCGGTGAAGAGGTTCGGGCCGCGGACCTCGATCTCGCCGACCGTCTCCCCGTCGTACGCGGTGAGTTCGGCCCCCGCGTCGTCGACGAGCCGGGCGGCGACGGACGGCAGGGGCACGCCGACGCTGCCGGTGGCGTCCGGGTCGCCGGGGCGGACGCTGGTGTTCATCAGCGTCTCCGTCATGCCGTAGCGCTCCACGACCCGGCGGCCGGTCGCGGCGGTGAGCCGGCGGTGGTCGGCCACCGGCAGCGCGGCGGAGCCGGAGACCAGCAGCCGGGCGCGGGTGAGGGCGGCGGCCAGGGGCGTACCGGACTGCGTCCCGGGTGCGGCCGCCTGCTCGGCGTCGAGGGCGCCGGCCAGCCGGTGGTACATCGTCGGCACCCCGAACAGCATCGTGCCGCCCGCGGCCAGCGCCGCCGCCGCCGTCTCGGGCGCGAACCGCCCCACGTGGTGCACGCCGCCGCCGCGGCGCAGCGGGCCCAGCACGCCGAGGACCAGCCCGTGCACGTGGAACAGCGGCAGCGCGTGCACCACCGTGTCCCGTTCGGTCCAGCCCCAGACCTCCGCGAGGTCGTCGAGGGTCGCGGCCAGCGCCCGCTGCGGCAGGACGACACCCTTGGGCGGCCCGGTCGTGCCGGAGGTGTAGACGACGAGCCCGGGGGTGCCGGGGCCGGGGGAGGCGGTGCCGGGCGGCGTGGGTGCGGTCGTGGGTGTGGTCGTGGGCCGGGAGGTCGCGGACCCGGGTCCGGCACCGGGGGTCCCGGGGACCACCGCCACGTCCACCCGCGCCACCCCCGCCAGTGCCTCCGGCAGCTCCGCCCCGGGCGCCGCGAGCACCAGCTCAGGTTCGCTGTCGGTCACGATGTGCGCCAGTTCCCGCACCCCGGTACGGGGGTTGAGCGGCACCGCCGCCACGCCCGCCACCAGCGCCGCCGTCACCGCCACCGCGGTCGCGGGCTCCGGCGTCGCCCAGACCGCCACCCGCCGGGCGCCTCCCAGCCGCCGGGCGACGCCGTCCGCCGCCGCGGCCAGCTCGCCGTACGTCAGGACGGTGCCGCCGAAGCGCAGCGCGACCCGCTCCGGTGCGGCACGCAGCGCAGGGAACAGCTCCCACGCCGCCGCCTGCGCCGCCCCGGACTCCCGCGACTCTTCCGTCTCCCGCATCCCCACGACGCCTTCCTCCCCCTCAGCCCCGCGCCGCACCCTGCTGCCGCGCCTCCGCGGAGGCACCGTAACCCGTAGCCGCGACCGCGGCCTTGCGTACGAGCGTATGCCGCGGGGGCGGCCGTGGCGGAGCTGCCGGGGCGGGACCGGCTCCGGGCCCTCCGAGGGCGGCAACGCTCGGAGCAGGGACGGGACGGAAGCGTCCGGCGGAGATGCACGGCGCGTCGACGACCGGCACCTCCGGCCGTCCGCAGGCCATGCGGAAACGCCGCGCCGCCCGTACGGCCCGTATCGGCCCGTCGGGCGGCGCGGCGTCCCCGGTCTCCGGTGCCCCTGCGGCAGCCCTCAGCCCAGCGGGCGGAAGCGCCGCAGCCGGAGGCTGTTGGCGACCACCGAGACGGAGGAGAAGGCCATCGCCGCGCCCGCGAGCATCGGGTTGAGCAGGCCCGCGGCGGCGAGGGGGAGGGCGGCGGTGTTGTAGCCGAACGCCCAGGCGAGGTTGGTCTTGATGGTGGACAGGGTGGAGCGGGCGAGCCGGATGGCGTCCGGTGCGGCCCGCAGGTCGCCGGTGACCAGGGTGAGGTCCGCGGCCTCGATCGCGGCGTCGGTGCCGGTGCCGATGGCCAGGCCCAGGTCGGCCTGGGCGAGGGCGGCGGCGTCGTTGACGCCGTCCCCGACCATCGCGACCGTACGGCCCTCGGCCTGCAGCCGCTTGACCGCGTCGACCTTGTCCTCGGGGAGGACTTCCGCGATGACCTCCTCGATGCCGACCTCGGCGGCGACGGTCTTCGCGACGGCCGTGTTGTCGCCGGTGAGCAGGATCGGGGTCAGCCCGAGGTCCCGCA from Streptomyces sp. CMB-StM0423 includes the following:
- a CDS encoding sensor histidine kinase, with translation MAKRVAAWPGTALRVLRADLWTTAVSPPPSTAPAVAAERSRLREWLPALFVPVVLGLVALQIAATNQYAFGYGMGMRVSALLTALQTAAFLIALVRPVLAWWIMTAAMVAVARYALASSGSESGVMFPWTGTGLVLQATVLFAVALRCRPRVAVETLVVSVLVGLGYGFLGDTEGVPFAVLVLTLPVGVGVALRGRRVARTELAAQEELTAEERARRVLLQERTRIARELHDVVAHHMSVISIQAQVAPHLVRDPPAELKENLAGIRASAVEALTELRRVLGVLRADDPSPEAAAPHPHDVRHAPQPTLDRLGELAAAVRRAGVDTETRTTGEPYALPPGVELSAYRIVQEALSNVARHAPGARALAEIGYHPAGLTVRVTNTAPERAAPPWAGAGHGLLGMRERAAMLGGELATGTTPDGGYEVTAILPVARAAPAAPAVPATPEDTP
- a CDS encoding response regulator; protein product: MTNIRVLIADDQVMVRQGFTVLLDAEPGIEVVGQAVDGADAVAKTAELRPDVVLMDIRMPGLGGIEATRRLTEPPSAAVRVLILTTFDLDEYVYEALRAGASGFLLKDASAAELAHAVRVVATGDALLAPAVTRRLITEFARLTRTPRTPLKDRVGGLTERETEVLSLIAQGLSNAEIAERLVVAEQTVKTHVGRILTKLSLRDRTQAAVFAYETGLIRPTGH
- a CDS encoding ADP-ribosylglycohydrolase family protein, whose amino-acid sequence is MVNLPAAVLDSLHGLAFGDAFGDRWFGILRREGPAALEARTPPPEAVWRWSDDTAQALVLVRELAEGGGTVDQDRLALRLAAAYAGDTHRGYGASMHDVLRRIGAGEPWREVVAGQFGGLGSWGNGAAMRAAPLGAWHAADLDAVGEQAARQGAVSHHHPEAVAGAVAVALAAALATRSRGGPAPARPDFLRAVAERLPDGDVRSGVRIAARMPESTSVRQAAENLGSGYRMSGPDTVPYALWCAAGHLDDLHEGLWFTVEGRGDIDTTCAMAGGVIAARTGVAALPSAWHAAREPLPPVVPE
- a CDS encoding family 20 glycosylhydrolase; the encoded protein is MSKPSEEQTVRRRTVLAAAGSAALVAASATSALSAPASAAAPAAADASWPDPARDVARDGTATASSVYDRDPERFAAAHVNDGDLSTRWGSNSPENGYPDPSREWVQIELAEPSPVHHVVIHWETARAAHYQIHVSDDGQTWRTARDVPDAPGGREVLELGLTAPVRYVRVQGVAVATGWGYSIFAMEVWNGPRPGVGLPAGRVIPVPVAQTSRPDARPFVLERRSRIVATDRKAQAVAGLLAGYLRPATGYPLPVVDGPGRDGDITLLLGRSHAPSRARLAVAEGYTLAAGERGVQIAAANPHGLLNGVQTLRQLLPPWIESDTAGPGPWTVEATEIRDHPRFGHRGLMIDPARNFLEVREVKELIDGLVQSKGNVLHWHLTDDQGWRVRIDSWPRLTEIGGGMSMPGGRTGFYTKDQIRDVVRYAADRHVQIIPEIEMPSHTTAARTAYPQLSGAGGYLADLETTYAFVDDVLREVAALFPSPYVHLGADESDMPHDQYVRFLRRVEGIARGHGKTMIGWSPSCGVGLDTETVHHYWQDQSREMSREWFDPRRPVLLSPTQQTYLDYPYPTYDTRRAYSWNPSDLTDGWTGAKVQRDYGLNNEDIIGIEAPIWGERMLRGLPDVQYQVFPRLPAILEKAWSPAEATEDAEGVVARTGVQGARWQFAGRNFWADPGVRWEPAAVGADLRTDRDGTVSGAVARLALPGVAPAGVTATVEWGDGTTGPATVTGDAPGDRRINGVYRIDADHRYARRGTYRGTVHLTTPTARTTAHFTVTHG
- a CDS encoding DNA polymerase III subunit alpha; its protein translation is MVGFAHVHVASGYSVRYGAAHPEHLVRRAAERGMGALALTDRDTVTGAVRFVRACAEAGVRPVLGVDLAVAGAAPPPPALRRRTPARGGGHVAEPPLRFVLLARGRAGWARLCRIVSAAHAGATGGSPPVVPWEALREHGGPGLVALLGPLSEPARALAVGREDVAARLLAPWREVFGAGLRLEAVAHKRAGLGPGSLRLAARTLALGDRTGTTVVLSNAVRYADPGQHRLADVLDAARLLRPIDWRRLDSGQRWLKGERAMAAVARLVAECAGAGVRRARRLMADTAATAAACTIDPAADLGLGRPHFPEPALFGAGPGADGAARLLRRQCEAGMARRGLDRDPEARIRLDEELEAISTLRYDSYFLAVGQVVADIRAKGIRVAARGSGAGSLVCHVLDIATANPLDHRLLFERFLSVRRKSLPDIDIDVESARRLECYDVIFDRFGKERVAVTAMPETYRARRALRDAGLALGIAPADVDRIAKSFPHLRAADITGALAELPELRQLAAEAHRYGPLWELAEGLDALVHGMAMHPCGVVISDATLLDRLPVQPTPQGDYPMAMAAKEEIEDLGNIKLDVLGVRMQSAMAHAVAEIEQATGNRIDLDDPEQVPLDDVFAFKLIQDSETLGLFQLESPGQQDLLSRLKPRDPQDVIADISLFRPGPVAGGMPERYVAARHGGTPEYAHPDLEPVLSDTYGVTIWHEQIIETFRVMTGCDRALGEIARRALGDEKRLPGIRDWFHRRARARGYTTAVRDEVWKTVAAFGAYGFCRAHAVAFAVPALQSAWLKAHYPAFLLAGLLEHDPGMWPKRVLVADARRRGVPLLPVDVNHSKVEHTVEKSDTDRWGVRLALAAVHGISEDEGVRIEEGQPYASLSDFWQRARPSRPVAERLARIGALDGLGGPGDGRSTRRDLLLQIDELHRQSRARFAADGQLPLGADAVGGTEPSGLPEMTGRETLGAELDTLGIDVSRHLMEHHHRLLREIGATDAAHLAGLRPGQQVLVAGVRASTQTPPIASGKRVIFVTLEDGSGLVDLAFFEDSHPACAHTVFHSGLLLVRGTVQVRGTRRTVVGTMAWDLDRIAAARRDDGPEAALALLGEDRPHPTPAQPGRTLTDGTAGARLHPYADLQPAGSRSADLKKFGHRSPGSAG
- a CDS encoding DNA polymerase Y family protein; the protein is MTARRRHIAHLHLHASLGEEQYADIVELMGGVTPHVQEMPPDAVQLDLTSALRYFDLSAYDAVQLVKMRLKALYGIDSSAGLAGNRMLAAMAADASAPGDTTSVPTGRAAEWLYPRPVAALPGVGRATAEKLARYGLHTVGQITDLPAVTLQRLLGVSQARLLGDRARGYDPRPVTPAEPAASLAAELVLDADCLDPVRHHRAVLGLAERIGQRLRGEGQVAGRVTLVVRYADRSSTTRTRAIAEPTDHSPAVAATALGLLAAFGLQRARVRAYALRADHLLPAAGAYRQLSLGPGDVRARRAEAAADRARRRFGPEAVRPATLAAAEPPAAGWEERARGR